A window of Mastomys coucha isolate ucsf_1 unplaced genomic scaffold, UCSF_Mcou_1 pScaffold1, whole genome shotgun sequence genomic DNA:
AATGCTTGAAACTTTATGCAGAGCAATATGATGAGAGAAATTAACAATATACAAACTAGAAAAGAAGATCTCAGATTACCTATTACAGAAAAGATGGAATTACATAATAGAAAATTTCTAATTGTGGTCATTTTCATCAAAGTGTCAGAATATGATATCAACTTATCAAAACCAGTAGCcattctacaaaacaaaaacaaaaatgctgagAAAGAGATCATAGAAACATTGCCATTCACAAGAGCCTCAAAAATATATCCCAAAATGTAGCTAACCAAGATCATCGTTGTACAAAGGAAGCATTAAACCTCTAAGAGAAATTGAGATAAATACCAAAAGATGAAAAGCACTTCCATAATTATGCATTGATAGAATTAATATTGAGGAAATTACCATCCTTtcaaagcaatttatagatttGATGAAATCCGAATCATATTATATGTGACACTATTTATAGAATCTGCAAAAAAGTAAAATTCTTGTGGAAGAACAAAAAGTCCCAGGGAAACTTAAACAATTCTGAGTAATAGTCCTGAAAGGAATAACATACCAGATTTCAAGCTAAATtagagagcaatagtgataaaaataatatgatgTAGGCATAAAATGGGCATTTTGGTCaatgaaaggaaacagaggacCCAAATATGATAGCATGTAATAACACCCATCTAGTATTTGAAGCAGAGGATAAAAGTATATATTGAGTGACagacagcatcttcaaaaaatagtgagaggaaaacaggaagtaCACAGTGAAAAAAATGAAGTAGGAGGCATATCTGTTCCCCACACAAATTTCAGCTTCAAATAAGTCAAAAAATCTCAAAGTGAAACCTGAACATTGAATCTGATAGAAAAAAACACAGCTAGTACCTACAATGTATAGGACTAGAAGGTGATTTCTGAATAGGACCAAATTTgctcaaaaaataaagtcagaattCATCAAACAGGCCCCAAACCTTCCGtacagcaaaggaaactgtcTATTTAGTAGAGAAAGCCCACAGAGTGGGAGATAATCTTTGCTAGCTAAACATCTATCTAATAGATGATTAATATTCAGCATAtaagaacaaaatacaataaatcaagaaaataattaataggGCTACTTATCTGAAAAACATCTCtcaaaatgagaaataataattGCTAGGATGTTTGTTTAAatatgttcagcatccttagaaGTCTtgaaaactcaaataaaaaatgcTTCGCAATTTCATCTTGCTCCAGCCAAAATAGCTAATATGAAGAAAATGGCTGACAACCAGTGCTGGTAAGGATGCTGCGCAAGGTCAACATTCATTCACTGTTTATGGCACTAACTTGATATAGCCACTGTTAAAATCAGTGTAAATTCTCAAAAAGTGAAAGCTAGATCTACCATATGACCAAATTACTTGACTACTTCCCTATTCCCAAAGAACTCAACATCCTAAACAGAGATAACTCAGCCATGCTCCTTGCTATTCTATTCACAATGCAAGAAATAGAAGTTTAGAAATCCTTCAACTGATAAACAGATGattaaaatgtgtacatatactTTTATTTACATTGGCCATCCACACAGTCATTTAGTAGAGTCCTACTGTTAAATTCTCATGTGACTTATGAAAGTTAGTGTTGAATGTCCTTTCAAGGACTGACATTCTGTAACTGTTTTTAAACTGTCATAAAGTTTGGTTTAAGCCAGTGTCTTCACCAATGAAAGTGAACTAAATGCTCATTAGTATTCTCAACTTTATTTAGGCTTCCTgccaaaataaaatttagcaaGCAGCAGAAAAAAATTATGGGCATGAGTTCTGCACACCTCGACCCCCTGAGGATTTGTAGAAATGTTTCAAAGGTCACATGTTACACAAATCCCTATAACTAATGAGAACAAATTATAAAGTTGAGGAAgaaagttttcttccttctttgatgAAAGACAACAGGGATCTCCAGGGCTCTCCTAACCAGAACCACACAAACCTCAAGAGGTAAGGAACATCAAACTTTgataataatcataaaatatcTCACACTGGCAGAAACCAAGGCTCAACCCTCTTCCGTTTAGTGGGTGATGACGAATAAGCCCAACATACTTAATTCTTTAATCTCATCTCACACAATTTTTGAGCCATGCGTAGATTAAAGGAGCACAAACTAGGAAAAGTGTGTTCTTGCTGACTGCACAAATTGAAATAGGAAAGGTCTAGTTACTTTCTTTAAGGTTGCTAAACAATCAGTAATAAAAGTAAGAGTATGATCCTCAGACCAGTCAGTAATTTATATAACtcgatttatattttatttgagtgAAGAACAACCCATGTTTCTACAAATACCATGATGAATATCTTTCAGAATTTACCAGTAGCAGTGACATCCTTTGCAACGTAATAAAGCAACAAGGtaagaaatgttccacatcctgTGTGACTGCTCTCTTTTATTAATAAAGAATTGTCTTCACTCacttatcatttttctttaaagttggaAAAAGTATATGGCTCTTTTGTGACAATGATAATCCAAATTAAAATGAGCGCAAGTTGATTAACTTCTGAAAGAGTTGAATATGAAATGGGATCCAATTGCCTCATCTTATTCTACAGCTAGAACAGAGGGAGAGTCTAAAACCCAGAACGAAGTATGATGTTTTGTCTAACAAAATTCTAGCACAAAGTTATGAGCAGATAAGGAAGGGCCTGTTGTGGATGTATGCTGCTTCTTCTTTACTTTGCAAAATATTCCAgcatgcttcttttctttccacctatttttttatttttagtttttaatatttgttttttattttcattttatttatatgctctgtgtgtgtgtgtgtgtgtgtgtgtgtgtgtgtgtgtgtgcttttatgcCATGAGTATGAGTATATGGCTCacccgccccccccaaaaaaatacagaaggcatcagatcccctggagcaatAGTTACAGGTACTTGCAAGCTGTGTGACATGAATTATAGGAACAGGAACAGAACCGTGGAAAAGCAACAAATGCAATCTCTCAagccatgttcttttttttttttttttaaagacaggatttcacaCTGTAGTGCTTTCTTCTACCcatcctgtcctggcattcaccaTTGAGCttaggctggctgtgaactcacatAACACTCCTGCATCACTTTCCTGAGAGTGATGACAacagacacttgttcaactatgttcttGATTTCTTCAAGGGTCCCCTTGAAAGTCACCTTTAGGAGTGGAGGCCTAATAAAAACAATGGAGAGTAGAAAGAATGGCGAGGAAACAGTGTGATTCGAGTAACAAATATGCCACTTCCtacatataattatttcaaaagtaAGTTAATCTCAGCTGTCCTGCATGGATTACAGCTGTCTTATGCTTCTCATATTTATGCACTGAAGTAAAAAAATGGATAAACGTTTGAAACAATTTGGGGAAATATTTACTCCGCAAATGCTAGTTCTCAAATATGTTGAAATGTGAGACCAGAAAAATAGCTCTTCCTAATAGGAAGCTGAATATATCAATTATATAGACAAGCATCATGTTGTGAAAGTTGGGGAATTGAGATTAAATAGATGAAGAATTACTGAAGAATTCACGTGGAGACTTCACAGCATTTGTCTTTGGGTGACAAGCTTGCCATTTAAAAATAGGCGTGATCTCATTGTCTACTGTTTTAAACATAGATACAGTCTTTCCCTATTAGTATTAAACCTTTAGATAATTCCTCTGACCTCTAAGAATCCTGGGGAATTCTAATGTCCATCCATCTTTCCACTTAGAGTCACCAAagagaagtgtgtatgtgtgtgtgtatgtgtgtgtgtttcctttaatAAATTAAGACCTTGATTTCTTCCTCAAGTAGGAACAATGACTTCAGATTTCTTCAGCAATTTTGTCATTATCGAAGCCAAGTCCCAAATTTACTAGAAAATCTAGTTTCTGTCTTTATTTAACAGTCATTATGTAGGAATGACTATGATAGGCTATGTCTGTAATTTTCAATGTTCTACttagtttttgttaacttgacacagatCTACATGTATCTGGGAAGAGAAATTCTTGATTGAGAGAAATGTCTCTATGAGATAGGCCTGTAGGGAATTAtgttatgtattttctttttttttgttagatattttctttgtttacatgtaaatttctccattcccagtttcccctctgaaaaacaaagaaacaaacaaaaacaacaaaaacaaaaccctgttgcctccctcctccccatgcctgccaccccaccctttcccacttattggccttggcattcccctacactggggcacagaaccttcacagggctgaagtcctctcctcctattgatgagcgaatttgcaatcctctactatacacatgctgccagaataatcagacccagccatgtgcagtccttggttggtggttgagaccctgggagttctgagggtactagttagttcatattgttgttcatcctaaggggctgcaaacccctcagctccattggtcctttctctaactccttcactgggtatcctgtactcagttcaatggatggctgtgagcctctacatctgtattagtcaggtactatcagagcctctcaggagatagctatatttaggctggcttgcccttccttcagtctctgctccatagttaatctctgcaactccttccatgggtatttggttcccccttttaagaaggaatgaaatgtccaccttttggtcttccttcttcttgagttccttgtggtttgtgggttttttcttcctgtattccaaacttctgcgctaataacccCTTATCAGAGAaagcataccgtgtttgttcttttgtgattgggttagctcactcaggatgatattctccaggtccatccatttacctaagaatttcataaatttattgtttttaaNNNNNNNNNNNNNNNNNNNNNNNNNNNNNNNNNNNNNNNNNNNNNNNNNNNNNNNNNNNNNNNNNNNNNNNNNNNNNNNNNNNNNNNNNNNNNNNNNNNNNNNNNNNNNNNNNNNNNNNNNNNNNNNNNNNNNNNNNNNNNNNNNNNNNNNNNNNNNNNNNNNNNNNNNNNNNNNNNNNNNNNNNNNNNNNNNNNNNNNNNNNNNNNNNNNNNNNNNNNNNNNNNNNNNNNNNNNNNNNNNNNNNNNNNNNNNNNNNNNNNNNNNNNNNNNNNNNNNNNNNNNNNNNNNNNNNNNNNNNNNNNNNNtatgaggtcccatttgtcaattcttgatcttagagcagaagctattggcgttctcttcaggaaggtattttctttttttaaaagttgttcatTAATTAACATCCCAAAAGCTGCCTCCTCCCaaatccccctccccttctcctaagAGAGGGTGAGCTCCCCTGCCATTGCCTACaccatggcacatcaagtctctgtcaTATCCTctaccacagaggccagacaagataGCCATAGAAACtgagctttccatcttctaatgtgGTAGGGGCCTCATTGCAGCCATTTATGATCATTGGTtcatggctcagtctctgagagatcccagggtAGCAGATGATTTCACcttgttggtcttcttatggagttcctatcccttcagAGCCTTCAATTCATCCCAAAACTCTTTCATAAATGTTCATGACCTCCATCCAATATTGGGCTGTGGGTATCTACATTTGTTTCAATCAGCTGCCCAGGAGAACCTTTCAGAAGACACCTATGggaggctcctgtctgaaagtatAATGGACTTTCATTAAGAAcatcaggaattggtgcttgcccatggaatgggtttCAAATTGATCTGACtactggttggccattccatTGTTATTCCTGGATTTCTGTtaaacaggacaaattttgggttgcaGGTTTAGTGGGTAGTTTAATGTCCTCATCCCTATACTAAGGATTCTGCTAAGCTTCAGGAGGCGGCCTCTTCATGTCCTATGTCTCCTCTGTTAGTCATCTAAGCTCCTTACTTGACTCATGGGAACCGACCCAGTCCCAtttctctgggactttctagataTTCCTCTCAACCTCACATGCCTGCAGCttcagattttcattcattttccaggTCTTCTGGggctctctcctgtctctcctcacacctgatcctgctgTCCCTATTCctatcctcttctcttctctcaagaatgaaactaacagatgttataacaaaatggatttaacagatatccacAGAAACtttcacacaaaaacaaaagttttattgTTTCTCTCTTAACTTGCTGTTTTGTTGACCTATTAacgagagtggagtgttgaagtcccccactacTGTTGTGTGATGTTCAATTTGTGGTGTGAGCTTTGATGAACTTGGGTGCCCTTGtttttggggcatagatatttaGGACTAAGACACCACTGTGGTGGTCCAACAACTCAAGGGAGGTCAACCATACATAGCATTAGGGGATTTTTATATTGAGAGTCAACCtttgtaagataaaaataaatgaactttctGGTGACATAATAAGTCACAATTAAGATATTATTGAAGAGCTAggtggtagagcatgcctttaatcccatcacttgggaggcaaaggcaggcagatttctgagtttgagatcagtctggtctacagagtgagttccaggacatccagggctgtacaaggaaatcatgtctcaaaaaaaagagatATTATTGAAGAGATACATGAATGCATATCCAGGAGATCACGTCCTCTACATACATGGATAAGTTTTGCTAAACTAAATGAAAAATTGAGTGTAACATTTTGATGTGTTATATTCATaccttgtattttatttaaatatattaaagaataagGAGAATCATAGATTTGTTCTTTTACATTTCAGGAATCCAACCAATGATGGTCAACCAAACAATCGTGAAGGAATTCATTCTTGTAGGCTTCTCTGTTTACCCACATGTACAGACTTGTCTCTTTGTGGTCTTCTTTTGCCTGTATATGGTCACTCTTGCAGGCAACCTGGCCATCATGGGTTTGACTTGGGTGGTCAGATCTCTCCACACTCctatgtacttcttcctcagtgCACTATCCTTCTCTGAGACGTGCTATACCCTGACTATCATCCCTAAGATGCTGGTCGATCTGTTAGACAAGGACAACCGCATTTCGGTCACAGGTTGTGGCTTGCAGATGTGTTTCTTCCTGGGTCTTGGAGGAACAAACTGTATCCTTCTCACTTTGATGGGATATGACCGATTTCTGGCCATCTGCAACCCCCTCAGATATCCTCTTCTAATGACCAATGTTGCATGTGGACAACTTGTGGCCTCTGCCTGGATTGGAGGcttctttatttctctaattGAGACATCACTGATATTCAGGGTGTCTTTCTGCATCCCTAACCTCATCAGACATTTCTTTTGCCATATGAGGGCAGTTCTGAGGCTGTCCTGCACAGACAGTAACTTCACAGAATTCATTGTAACACTCATGTCAGTGTCTGGTTTGCTGGGTACATTCTTGCTCATCCTCCTGACTTATGTGttcatcctttcttctgttctcaaGATCCCCTCAGCTGAGGGTAAACAAAAGGCATTTTCTACCTGTGCCTCACACCTCACTGTGGTCATCATCCACTTTGGTTTTGCATCTGTTGTTTATATGAAGCCAGAAAACTCCGGGGGAGACGACACACTCATAGCAGTTCCATATACTGTCATTACCCCTTTCCTCAGTCCCATCATATTCACACTCAGGAATAAAGATATGAAGAATGCTTTTAGAAAGATCATGAGAAAGACAGTAGTCTTGAAAAAATAATCTTTGGTTGTAATTGTTGATCTATTATTTCTTCAGTAGTCAGTGGAGAATTTGCTGTGTCACCTTTATAGAATGACTTGGATACAGGAACAAGAAACTGGGGTCTCACATGGGCTTCATCAGGCATTTTCTAAGTTTGCTCAGGAAGCTATACAAATATGCTTCTTCTGCTGACATTGGAATTCTGCCAattaatttcttcatcttttgcATAATTTATAAGTGAGAAACTAGATAAAGCAACATCATAAGCAACATGATATTCCATGAACAGGTGtctttgaaaatcaatatggcagcTCTCATAAAATAGAGACTCGTCTATCTCAAGGcacagatataccactcctgagcatatacccaaaaatgttccatcctaccacaagaacG
This region includes:
- the LOC116103853 gene encoding olfactory receptor 10X1-like codes for the protein MMVNQTIVKEFILVGFSVYPHVQTCLFVVFFCLYMVTLAGNLAIMGLTWVVRSLHTPMYFFLSALSFSETCYTLTIIPKMLVDLLDKDNRISVTGCGLQMCFFLGLGGTNCILLTLMGYDRFLAICNPLRYPLLMTNVACGQLVASAWIGGFFISLIETSLIFRVSFCIPNLIRHFFCHMRAVLRLSCTDSNFTEFIVTLMSVSGLLGTFLLILLTYVFILSSVLKIPSAEGKQKAFSTCASHLTVVIIHFGFASVVYMKPENSGGDDTLIAVPYTVITPFLSPIIFTLRNKDMKNAFRKIMRKTVVLKK